The Prochlorococcus sp. MIT 1300 genome has a window encoding:
- a CDS encoding SDR family oxidoreductase: MKHSYFDKNKLEGCRIGITGATGELGSALSKKLQEKGAFVIGLTHGSALQLKAQHQGPQEWIQWECGEEQLLQETLKKLDILILNHGVNPKGKQSPADINSALEINALSSWRLIELFEQANLTQNHQDRSREIWVNTSEAEIQPALSPAYELSKRLLGNLVSIYWNNLSNQKRKSIRVRKLILGPFRSKLNPIGVMPSNWVADQIIFQAGLGLNLIIVTPNPLTYIIMPLVELIRSIYTRSLSSLELKEKNSEF, from the coding sequence TTGAAGCATTCCTATTTTGATAAAAATAAACTGGAAGGATGTCGAATAGGCATAACAGGTGCCACAGGTGAATTAGGTTCAGCACTTAGCAAAAAACTTCAAGAGAAAGGTGCTTTTGTAATAGGTTTAACTCATGGGTCAGCTTTACAACTTAAGGCTCAACATCAAGGGCCTCAAGAATGGATTCAATGGGAATGTGGGGAAGAGCAATTACTACAAGAGACTCTTAAAAAGCTAGACATACTTATTTTAAATCATGGGGTAAATCCAAAAGGGAAACAAAGTCCTGCTGATATAAATAGTGCTCTTGAGATTAATGCACTAAGCAGTTGGAGATTGATTGAATTATTTGAACAAGCCAACCTTACACAAAATCATCAAGATAGAAGCCGTGAAATATGGGTAAATACATCCGAAGCCGAGATCCAGCCAGCCTTAAGTCCTGCTTATGAACTAAGCAAAAGATTGCTAGGAAATTTAGTAAGTATTTACTGGAATAACTTAAGCAATCAAAAAAGAAAATCCATTAGAGTCAGAAAATTAATCCTTGGTCCTTTTCGATCTAAGCTGAACCCAATAGGAGTAATGCCCTCCAACTGGGTAGCTGATCAAATCATTTTCCAAGCTGGACTAGGGCTGAACTTAATAATAGTTACGCCAAATCCTTTGACATATATAATAATGCCATTGGTTGAGCTTATTAGGTCTATATACACAAGGTCTCTATCTAGCCTTGAATTAAAAGAAAAAAATTCAGAATTCTAA
- a CDS encoding phosphotransacetylase family protein, with product MGKTLMIGSCEPFSGKSALVLGIARHILASNQGIRFGKPLATSIERIENREGCPNPLIDDDVRFVGETLGLGEENLIPSLHLLEPGKTDVRLQEANLDAGKRFDEFCEKLLAPFEGVTLLEAAGSLHEGLLFGLSLDQLAVGLDAQVLLVHLWEDSRSVDALLAARDQLGERLLGIVLNAVTPDEVEDIKTSVTPCLDALGMRVFGVMPRSPLLRSVTVGELVRRLKARVICCSEKLELMVETLSIGAMNVNSAMEFFRRRRNMAVVTGADRTDIQLAALEASTQCLILTGAGEPLPQLINRAEELEVPLLKVDTDTLATVEVIEHAFGHVRLHETVKATYAFRLVDEHCDLKSLFEILEISCSI from the coding sequence ATGGGCAAGACCTTGATGATCGGATCATGTGAGCCTTTTAGTGGTAAATCTGCCCTTGTGCTTGGGATAGCTCGTCATATCCTTGCTTCTAATCAAGGAATAAGGTTTGGGAAGCCTTTGGCTACGAGCATTGAGAGGATTGAAAATAGAGAAGGCTGCCCTAATCCATTAATTGATGATGATGTTCGTTTTGTAGGCGAGACCCTTGGACTTGGAGAAGAAAACCTCATTCCTTCTCTTCATTTACTGGAGCCAGGTAAAACAGATGTTCGCCTTCAAGAGGCCAACCTAGATGCTGGGAAGCGATTTGATGAGTTTTGCGAGAAGCTTCTTGCTCCTTTTGAAGGGGTCACACTTCTAGAGGCAGCTGGAAGCCTCCATGAAGGACTGTTGTTTGGTCTAAGTCTTGATCAACTGGCTGTTGGTCTAGATGCGCAAGTTTTGCTTGTGCATCTATGGGAAGACAGTAGGAGTGTTGATGCCTTACTAGCTGCTAGGGATCAGTTGGGAGAAAGATTGTTGGGTATTGTCTTGAATGCGGTAACCCCTGATGAAGTAGAAGATATAAAGACATCAGTGACACCTTGTTTGGATGCTCTTGGGATGAGAGTTTTTGGTGTCATGCCAAGATCACCCTTGCTTCGGAGCGTAACTGTTGGAGAGTTGGTGAGAAGGCTCAAAGCCAGAGTTATTTGCTGTTCTGAAAAACTCGAACTGATGGTTGAGACATTGAGTATTGGGGCTATGAATGTCAATTCAGCCATGGAGTTTTTTCGTAGACGTAGGAATATGGCTGTTGTAACAGGCGCTGACCGTACTGATATTCAGTTAGCCGCTTTGGAAGCTTCTACTCAATGCTTAATACTTACAGGCGCTGGAGAGCCATTGCCTCAACTAATTAATAGGGCCGAAGAGCTAGAGGTGCCATTGTTGAAGGTGGATACTGACACTTTGGCCACAGTTGAGGTTATAGAGCATGCATTTGGTCATGTTCGTTTGCATGAAACGGTTAAGGCCACCTATGCATTCAGGCTGGTTGACGAGCATTGTGACCTTAAAAGTCTTTTTGAGATTCTCGAAATTTCCTGCAGTATTTAA
- a CDS encoding DNA recombination-mediator protein A, with translation MSRSLDVPEVNRIDTLAQELALLQDKGKRRIAFLGSRHVPVVSIQIVELIARSLAQQGHSLITSGSQGVNAAVIRGVLEVDPSLLTVLLPQSLDRQVPEIRDQLAMVLHLIEKAEHDDLPLPMASSLCNQEIINRCDQLICFAFHDSETLLNSCRSAEDIGKIVSLLFFD, from the coding sequence TTGAGTAGGTCTCTGGATGTTCCCGAAGTAAATCGTATAGACACCCTTGCTCAGGAGCTTGCTTTACTGCAAGACAAGGGTAAGAGACGAATTGCTTTTCTAGGTAGTAGGCACGTTCCAGTGGTGTCTATACAAATCGTTGAACTAATTGCGAGATCTTTAGCCCAACAAGGTCATTCTTTGATCACTTCTGGCTCACAGGGGGTGAATGCTGCAGTGATAAGAGGGGTATTAGAAGTTGACCCTTCACTTTTGACTGTTTTGCTGCCTCAAAGCCTCGATAGGCAGGTCCCTGAAATCAGGGATCAGCTGGCAATGGTTTTGCACTTAATTGAGAAAGCCGAACATGATGACTTGCCTTTACCTATGGCCAGTAGTTTGTGTAATCAAGAAATTATTAATCGTTGCGATCAGTTAATTTGCTTTGCCTTTCACGACAGCGAGACTTTATTAAACAGCTGTAGAAGTGCTGAGGATATTGGTAAAATTGTTAGCCTTTTGTTTTTTGACTGA
- a CDS encoding YajQ family cyclic di-GMP-binding protein encodes MADTYSFDVVSDFDRQELVNALDQLRREVGQRYDLKDSNSEVLLEESSIIISTASDMTLKAVEDVLRQKATKRNLSLKIFDFQSVEASGGNRVRQEVKLRKGLSQEMAKKLSKVVREKIKKVSVSIQGESLRIVGKSKDDLQSAIALLREQEEEFDIPLQFENYR; translated from the coding sequence ATGGCAGATACTTATTCATTTGATGTTGTTTCTGACTTTGACCGTCAAGAGTTAGTAAATGCCTTAGATCAATTGAGAAGAGAGGTTGGTCAGCGATATGATCTAAAAGATTCCAATAGTGAGGTCCTGCTTGAGGAATCCTCAATTATTATTTCTACTGCTAGTGATATGACATTGAAGGCGGTTGAAGATGTATTAAGGCAAAAAGCTACTAAGCGGAATCTTTCCTTGAAAATATTTGACTTTCAATCTGTAGAGGCTTCTGGTGGCAATCGGGTTCGACAAGAGGTCAAGCTTAGAAAGGGGCTTAGTCAAGAAATGGCAAAGAAGTTAAGCAAAGTTGTTCGTGAAAAAATTAAGAAAGTTAGTGTTTCTATTCAAGGTGAAAGCCTTAGAATTGTCGGTAAAAGTAAAGATGACCTTCAGTCTGCTATTGCTCTCTTGCGGGAGCAAGAAGAAGAATTTGATATACCTCTTCAATTTGAAAATTACAGATAA
- a CDS encoding prohibitin family protein produces the protein MTTPFRNVTPNGPSGSATLLLALSFTGLLLLAQCLFIVPAGQVAVVTTLGKVSGGSRRPGLNLKIPFLQSVYPFDVRTQVRPEKFATLTKDLQVIEATATIKYAVKPTEAGRVYSTIAYNDREVYPRIIQPSLLKALKSVFSQYELVTIASKWSDISEIVEKTVAEELDKFDYVDVRGLDLTGLEIAEEYRAAIEQKQIAEQQLLRAQTEVKIAEQEALRYETLTQSLDDQVLFKLFLDKWDGKTQVVPALPGSKSSGTPVIVGGKR, from the coding sequence ATGACTACTCCTTTTCGCAACGTTACCCCTAATGGTCCCTCGGGGTCAGCAACACTCCTATTAGCCCTATCATTTACTGGTCTTCTCCTTCTAGCGCAATGCCTTTTCATTGTGCCTGCTGGACAGGTTGCTGTAGTCACCACCTTGGGGAAAGTCAGTGGTGGGTCTAGGCGCCCTGGGCTGAACCTAAAAATACCTTTTCTTCAGTCCGTTTATCCCTTTGATGTACGCACTCAAGTGAGACCAGAGAAGTTTGCAACACTGACCAAAGATTTACAAGTAATTGAAGCTACAGCAACGATTAAATATGCAGTAAAACCTACTGAAGCGGGAAGGGTTTATAGCACGATTGCCTATAACGATAGAGAAGTTTATCCTCGAATAATACAACCTTCTTTGCTAAAGGCTTTAAAGTCAGTTTTTTCTCAATATGAGTTGGTTACTATTGCAAGTAAGTGGAGCGATATATCTGAGATTGTAGAAAAAACTGTGGCCGAAGAGCTTGATAAGTTCGACTATGTTGACGTTCGCGGTCTTGATTTGACTGGACTTGAAATTGCTGAGGAGTATCGTGCAGCTATTGAGCAAAAACAGATAGCTGAGCAGCAACTTCTTAGAGCACAAACTGAAGTTAAAATCGCAGAGCAAGAAGCCTTAAGATATGAAACCCTTACTCAGAGCCTTGATGACCAAGTTTTATTCAAATTATTTCTAGATAAATGGGACGGAAAAACCCAGGTTGTGCCTGCTTTGCCAGGAAGCAAGAGCTCGGGAACACCAGTAATAGTAGGAGGGAAGAGATAA
- the hemL gene encoding glutamate-1-semialdehyde 2,1-aminomutase, whose amino-acid sequence MTANALNTSRSQAIFGTAQELMPGGVSSPVRAFRSVGGQPIVFDRVKGPYAWDVDGNRFIDYVGSWGPAICGHAHPEVISALQETLEKGTSFGAPCELENHLAQMVIDAVPSVEMVRFVNSGTEACMAVLRLMRAFTGRDKVIKFEGCYHGHADMFLVKAGSGVATLGLPDSPGVPRSTTSNTLTAPYNDLEAVKELFAENPDAISGVILEPVVGNAGFITPEPGFLEGLRELTKENGALLVFDEVMTGFRISYGGAQERFGVIPDLTTMGKVIGGGLPVGAYGGRAEIMAMVAPAGPMYQAGTLSGNPLAMTAGIKTLELLRQEGTYERLEATTQRLLKGILKAANESGLSITGSSISAMFGFYLCEGPVRNFEEAKGADTDRFGRLHRSMLEKGVYLAPSAFEAGFTSLAHSEADIDATLQAFKESFAEIA is encoded by the coding sequence GTGACAGCTAACGCCTTAAACACAAGCCGTTCCCAGGCTATTTTCGGCACCGCTCAAGAGCTTATGCCTGGTGGTGTCAGCTCTCCCGTTAGAGCATTTCGATCAGTTGGCGGACAGCCAATCGTCTTTGATCGAGTAAAAGGCCCCTATGCATGGGACGTAGATGGAAATCGTTTCATCGACTATGTAGGGAGCTGGGGACCAGCCATTTGCGGACATGCGCATCCTGAGGTGATATCCGCCCTGCAAGAGACTCTGGAGAAAGGCACTAGTTTTGGAGCCCCTTGCGAACTAGAAAACCATTTAGCCCAAATGGTTATTGATGCCGTCCCTAGCGTGGAGATGGTTCGTTTTGTAAATAGCGGCACTGAAGCATGCATGGCAGTCCTGCGCCTAATGAGAGCTTTTACCGGTAGGGACAAAGTGATCAAATTCGAAGGCTGCTATCACGGTCATGCAGACATGTTCCTTGTAAAAGCCGGTTCGGGTGTTGCGACTCTTGGGCTTCCTGATTCACCGGGAGTGCCTAGAAGTACAACTTCAAACACCCTTACAGCCCCTTACAACGACCTAGAGGCAGTCAAAGAACTCTTTGCTGAAAATCCAGATGCGATAAGCGGTGTAATCCTTGAGCCTGTTGTTGGCAATGCAGGATTTATTACTCCTGAACCAGGTTTCCTAGAAGGGCTTAGAGAATTAACTAAGGAAAACGGCGCTCTTCTGGTTTTTGATGAAGTGATGACCGGTTTCAGAATCAGTTACGGAGGAGCTCAAGAGAGATTCGGAGTAATTCCAGATCTAACAACAATGGGGAAAGTAATTGGAGGAGGCCTTCCTGTAGGAGCTTATGGAGGCAGAGCAGAAATCATGGCAATGGTTGCACCAGCAGGCCCTATGTATCAAGCAGGAACTCTCAGCGGGAATCCCTTGGCAATGACAGCGGGCATCAAAACACTTGAACTGCTTCGCCAAGAAGGAACCTATGAGCGATTAGAAGCAACAACACAAAGATTACTTAAAGGAATTTTGAAGGCTGCAAATGAATCTGGCCTCTCAATAACTGGTAGCAGTATTAGTGCAATGTTTGGCTTTTATCTATGCGAAGGGCCTGTAAGGAACTTTGAAGAGGCCAAAGGTGCTGATACAGATCGCTTTGGCAGATTACATAGATCAATGCTTGAAAAGGGTGTTTATCTTGCACCAAGTGCCTTCGAGGCTGGCTTCACATCTCTTGCCCATTCAGAAGCCGATATTGATGCAACTTTGCAAGCATTTAAAGAAAGTTTTGCAGAAATTGCTTGA